A window of the Agrococcus jejuensis genome harbors these coding sequences:
- a CDS encoding glutamine synthetase family protein: MDKQRDFVLRTIEERGVKFVRLWFTDVLGTLKSVAIAPAEVESAFAEGLGIDGSSIEGLTSASEADVIAKPDPATFQVLPYRGEIDPTARMYCDIHTPDGEAAAADPRNVLKRTLAKAAERGFSFYTHPECEFYLLRDADPANPVPVDQAGYFDNVPGGTANDFRRASVRMLEDLGISVEFSHHEAGPGQNEIDLRYADALTTADNIQTFRTVVKEVAIAQGVHATFMPKPLQSKPGSGMHTHMSLFEGEQNAFHDPAGQYRLSKTGKQFVAGLLKHAPEFTAVTNQFVNSYKRLWAGDEAPSHISWGHNNRSALVRVPLSNKPSSARVEYRGIDSAANPYLAFSVMLAAGLKGIEEGYELPEEATTEVWSLTDKERRALGYLPLPSSLDRALGQMEDSELVAETLGEQVFEFFLQSKREDWRRYRAQVTQYELEANLTLL, encoded by the coding sequence ATGGACAAGCAGCGTGACTTCGTGCTCCGCACGATCGAGGAGCGCGGCGTCAAGTTCGTGCGCCTGTGGTTCACCGACGTGCTCGGCACGCTGAAGTCGGTCGCGATCGCCCCCGCGGAGGTCGAGAGCGCCTTCGCCGAGGGCCTCGGCATCGACGGCTCGTCGATCGAGGGCCTCACGAGCGCGTCGGAGGCCGACGTCATCGCGAAGCCCGACCCGGCCACCTTCCAGGTGCTGCCGTACCGCGGCGAGATCGACCCGACCGCGCGCATGTACTGCGACATCCACACGCCCGACGGCGAGGCCGCCGCCGCCGACCCGCGCAACGTGCTGAAGCGCACGCTCGCGAAGGCCGCCGAGCGTGGGTTCTCGTTCTACACGCACCCCGAGTGCGAGTTCTACCTGCTGCGCGACGCCGACCCGGCGAACCCCGTGCCCGTCGACCAGGCCGGCTACTTCGACAACGTGCCCGGCGGCACCGCCAACGACTTCCGCCGCGCGAGCGTGCGCATGCTCGAGGACCTCGGCATCTCGGTGGAGTTCAGCCACCACGAGGCCGGCCCCGGTCAGAACGAGATCGACCTCCGCTACGCCGATGCGCTCACGACGGCCGACAACATCCAGACGTTCCGCACGGTCGTGAAGGAGGTGGCGATCGCCCAGGGCGTGCACGCCACCTTCATGCCGAAGCCGCTGCAGTCGAAGCCCGGCTCGGGCATGCACACGCACATGTCGCTCTTCGAGGGCGAGCAGAACGCGTTCCACGACCCGGCCGGCCAGTACCGCCTGTCGAAGACCGGCAAGCAGTTCGTCGCGGGCCTGCTCAAGCACGCGCCCGAGTTCACGGCCGTCACGAACCAGTTCGTCAACTCCTACAAGCGCCTGTGGGCTGGCGACGAGGCGCCGAGCCACATCTCGTGGGGCCACAACAACCGCTCGGCGCTCGTGCGCGTGCCGCTGTCGAACAAGCCGTCGTCGGCGCGCGTCGAGTACCGCGGCATCGACTCGGCCGCCAACCCGTACCTCGCGTTCTCGGTCATGCTCGCCGCGGGCCTCAAGGGCATCGAGGAGGGCTACGAGCTGCCGGAGGAGGCGACGACCGAGGTCTGGAGCCTCACCGACAAGGAGCGTCGTGCCCTCGGCTACCTGCCGCTGCCGTCGAGCCTCGACCGGGCGCTCGGCCAGATGGAGGACTCCGAGCTCGTCGCCGAGACGCTCGGCGAGCAGGTGTTCGAGTTCTTCCTGCAGTCGAAGCGCGAGGACTGGCGCCGCTACCGCGCGCAGGTGACGCAGTACGAGCTCGAGGCGAACCTCACGCTGCTTTGA